A region from the Bradyrhizobium erythrophlei genome encodes:
- a CDS encoding two-component system VirA-like sensor kinase — protein sequence MKLTPVVAVVSLLVVLLTWLSLRAINPEAELFDHALAEIDRFATVENALYRDVFTARAGTLRNYDPLVREINALRNSLDRLRATAVIDAETAAAVERLATSVDRQEELVEKFKSDNALLHNSLSFFGRFSVRPVSSELEPAIGSAAAAMLHLTLDTSSAAAGEVRDRLDAVARQTPASDSDSVAPLLAHGRLLHDLLPAVDNTLKAMRAVPRKPDQDALRSMILMRQMASRTTARQFRRVLYGTSLLLVGFLVYLGLQLRSRAKALQRRAAFEHVIAGISMRFINAQPQNVDAEIERALDDMARCIGSDRAYFVRSGPAPRSYVWCKAGKSFPRGWPENAPALAARFDPVFDGIVHVGSVDRMPAGEKKDACIALGLGGWGCATNVSPDGDSFVLGFDAIGRPCHITTPGELSLLRMALDTIVYAVGRQAMENERARLETRLRQARRLEAVGTFTSGIAHNFNNILGGILGHSEVLEDRLGSDARLLRNLSAIRRGAERARDLVDQMLAFGRRRDARRCPVSVRALVAEAESLLNVSLPPGIELSIQEPPAAAVVSGESAQLQQVIFNLCNNAGQAMENAGQIELDAELLELTGARSLSHGELQPGRYVLLAVSDSGRGMDGATLARIFEPFFTTRSAGNGLGLSTVREIVREHGGTMNVTSTPGEGTRFEVWLPALATSGAALQLDAAAVPLGRGETILMVANESARLLRDEETLAALGYEPVGFTDGQVALAACRDRPERFDALVVGHLGSASASLGLAAALHQAAPRLPIVLATKSTEEIGADSLVIAGVTDVVRWPIAAAEIAAALDRCSQQTKLEMKAPPGAARESCSLEG from the coding sequence ATGAAACTGACACCCGTTGTAGCGGTCGTTTCCCTGCTCGTTGTGCTGCTCACCTGGCTGTCGCTGCGCGCGATCAATCCGGAGGCGGAGTTGTTCGACCATGCGCTTGCGGAGATCGACCGTTTCGCGACCGTCGAAAATGCGTTGTACCGCGACGTCTTCACCGCGCGCGCCGGCACCTTGCGCAACTACGATCCGCTGGTTCGGGAGATCAACGCGTTGCGCAATTCGCTCGATCGATTGCGCGCAACTGCCGTCATCGATGCCGAGACGGCGGCGGCCGTCGAACGGCTCGCGACCTCCGTTGACCGGCAGGAAGAGCTGGTCGAGAAGTTCAAGAGCGACAATGCCCTGCTGCACAATTCGCTTTCGTTTTTCGGACGGTTCAGCGTGCGTCCGGTTTCTTCGGAGCTGGAGCCGGCAATCGGCTCGGCCGCCGCTGCGATGCTGCATCTGACGCTGGATACTTCATCGGCGGCTGCGGGCGAGGTTCGGGATCGGCTGGATGCAGTGGCCAGACAGACGCCTGCCTCCGATAGCGATTCCGTTGCACCGCTGCTGGCGCATGGGCGGCTGCTCCATGACCTTCTGCCTGCAGTTGACAATACCCTGAAAGCGATGCGTGCGGTGCCGCGAAAGCCGGACCAGGACGCTCTCCGGTCGATGATCCTGATGCGCCAGATGGCATCGCGGACGACGGCACGGCAGTTTCGCCGGGTGCTTTACGGGACATCGCTGCTTCTGGTCGGGTTCCTGGTTTATCTTGGTCTGCAGCTGCGCTCGCGCGCAAAGGCGCTGCAGCGCCGCGCCGCGTTCGAGCATGTGATCGCGGGTATCTCGATGCGCTTCATCAACGCGCAGCCGCAGAATGTCGATGCCGAGATCGAAAGGGCGCTCGACGACATGGCGCGGTGCATCGGCTCGGACCGTGCCTATTTTGTGCGGTCAGGCCCCGCGCCGCGGTCGTATGTCTGGTGCAAAGCCGGCAAGAGCTTTCCGCGGGGCTGGCCGGAGAACGCGCCGGCGCTCGCGGCTCGGTTCGATCCCGTGTTCGATGGGATCGTCCATGTCGGCAGCGTCGATCGGATGCCGGCGGGAGAAAAAAAGGACGCATGCATCGCCCTGGGCCTGGGGGGATGGGGGTGCGCGACGAATGTCAGCCCGGACGGCGACAGCTTCGTTCTGGGTTTTGATGCGATCGGCCGCCCGTGTCACATTACGACACCGGGCGAACTCAGTCTGCTGCGGATGGCTCTCGATACCATCGTCTATGCGGTCGGGCGGCAAGCCATGGAAAACGAGCGCGCACGGCTGGAGACGCGCCTGCGGCAGGCTCGCCGCCTTGAAGCGGTCGGTACTTTCACCAGCGGTATTGCGCACAACTTCAACAATATTCTGGGTGGCATTCTCGGCCATTCCGAGGTGCTGGAAGATCGCCTCGGTTCCGACGCCCGACTGCTTCGCAATCTCAGTGCGATTCGCCGCGGCGCGGAGCGGGCACGCGACCTCGTCGATCAGATGCTTGCCTTCGGACGCCGCCGCGACGCGCGGCGCTGTCCCGTCAGCGTGCGGGCTTTGGTTGCCGAGGCCGAGTCGCTCTTGAACGTGTCGCTGCCGCCGGGAATCGAGCTTTCAATCCAGGAACCGCCGGCAGCCGCCGTCGTTTCCGGCGAATCGGCGCAATTGCAGCAGGTGATCTTCAATCTCTGCAACAACGCGGGTCAGGCCATGGAGAATGCCGGGCAAATCGAGCTCGACGCGGAACTGCTCGAACTGACCGGCGCTCGCTCGCTCAGCCACGGCGAGCTTCAACCGGGACGCTATGTACTCCTTGCGGTGAGCGACTCCGGCCGCGGCATGGACGGGGCAACCCTGGCGCGGATCTTCGAACCTTTCTTCACCACCCGTTCGGCCGGCAACGGCCTCGGACTGTCAACGGTACGTGAAATCGTGCGTGAGCATGGCGGAACGATGAACGTGACGAGTACACCGGGCGAAGGCACACGTTTCGAGGTCTGGTTGCCGGCTCTGGCGACGAGCGGGGCGGCACTGCAGCTGGATGCGGCGGCGGTCCCGCTCGGCCGCGGCGAAACGATATTGATGGTTGCCAACGAAAGCGCGCGCTTATTAAGGGACGAAGAGACCCTGGCGGCACTCGGCTACGAACCGGTCGGCTTCACGGACGGACAGGTGGCGCTGGCCGCGTGCCGGGACAGACCGGAGCGGTTTGATGCGCTGGTCGTCGGCCATCTCGGATCGGCCAGTGCATCTCTCGGACTTGCGGCGGCGTTGCATCAGGCTGCGCCCCGCCTGCCAATCGTGTTGGCAACGAAATCCACCGAAGAAATCGGCGCCGATAGCCTGGTGATCGCCGGTGTCACCGACGTTGTGCGCTGGCCGATCGCTGCCGCGGAAATCGCAGCGGCACTCGATCGCTGTTCGCAGCAGACGAAGCTCGAAATGAAGGCGCCGCCGGGCGCGGCGCGCGAGAGTTGTTCCCTGGAAGGTTGA
- a CDS encoding MarR family winged helix-turn-helix transcriptional regulator produces the protein MGKNGSTHTPRKAARIGRAKAGPTLDLERYVPAFVTFIANKLSRSATVFYQKHFGINVTEWRIMSLLAIEPGITASRICHVIGFDKGPVSRTLTMMQARDLIAIETDPRDGRSHSVSLTPKGRAIHDEVIVAALERERRLLSCLRKEEREILIDLLRRVHANLGAVTSQTEP, from the coding sequence ATGGGCAAGAACGGATCGACCCACACGCCCCGAAAGGCGGCACGAATCGGCCGCGCCAAAGCAGGCCCGACGCTCGATCTCGAGCGCTACGTGCCTGCCTTTGTCACCTTCATCGCCAATAAGCTGTCGCGCAGCGCCACGGTGTTTTACCAGAAGCACTTCGGCATCAATGTCACGGAATGGCGGATCATGTCGTTGCTCGCGATCGAACCGGGCATTACCGCCTCGCGCATCTGTCACGTCATCGGCTTTGACAAGGGGCCGGTCAGCCGCACCCTGACCATGATGCAAGCCCGCGACCTGATCGCGATCGAGACCGATCCGCGCGACGGACGCAGCCACTCGGTTTCGCTGACGCCTAAAGGACGAGCCATCCACGACGAAGTGATTGTCGCGGCGCTGGAGCGCGAGCGCCGGTTGCTGTCCTGTCTTCGAAAGGAGGAGCGGGAAATCCTGATTGATTTGCTCCGGCGCGTCCACGCCAACCTCGGCGCCGTGACCAGTCAAACCGAGCCCTGA
- a CDS encoding cytochrome P450, which produces MVATGLAGNNGAGAHEAAGRSLSGIPALDIDPFAIEYFDDPFPVQEALREAGPVVHLGKWNVYGVARYAEVYGVLNDPATFCSSRGVGLSDFAKEKPWRPPSLILEADPPAHTRTRAVLSKVLSPAVMKQIRDRFAAAAEAKVDDLLAKGSFDAVTDLAEAYPLSVFPDAVGLKQEGREHLIPYAGLVFNAFGPPNELRQTAIERSAPHQAYVGEQCQRENLAPGGFGACIHARVDTGDITATEAPLLVRSLLSAGLDTTVYGIGAAIYCLARFPDEWERLRRDPALLARNAFEEAVRFESPVQTFFRTTTRDVEIGGCKIGEGEKVLMFLGAANRDPRRWADPDRYDITRKTSGHVGFGAGIHMCVGQLVARLEGEVILAALARKVAAIAITGAVKRRYNNTLRGLDSLPITLTPA; this is translated from the coding sequence ATGGTCGCAACAGGTTTGGCTGGGAATAACGGGGCAGGCGCACACGAAGCGGCTGGCCGGTCGCTCTCGGGGATTCCGGCCCTCGATATTGACCCGTTTGCCATCGAATATTTCGACGATCCCTTTCCGGTGCAGGAGGCGCTGCGCGAGGCGGGGCCAGTGGTGCATCTCGGCAAATGGAATGTCTACGGGGTGGCGCGCTACGCGGAAGTCTATGGCGTCCTTAACGACCCCGCTACGTTCTGCTCCAGCCGCGGTGTCGGCTTGAGCGATTTTGCCAAGGAAAAGCCGTGGCGGCCGCCGAGCCTCATTCTAGAGGCGGATCCGCCCGCCCATACCCGCACCCGCGCCGTGCTCAGCAAGGTGTTGTCGCCGGCGGTAATGAAACAAATTCGCGATCGTTTCGCCGCGGCAGCGGAAGCAAAGGTCGACGATCTCTTGGCAAAAGGCAGCTTCGATGCCGTGACCGATCTCGCCGAGGCGTATCCCCTGTCGGTATTTCCCGACGCGGTCGGCCTCAAGCAGGAGGGACGTGAGCATCTGATTCCCTATGCGGGCCTGGTATTCAACGCCTTCGGCCCGCCGAACGAACTGCGCCAGACCGCCATCGAGCGCTCCGCCCCGCACCAGGCCTATGTCGGGGAGCAATGCCAACGGGAAAACCTGGCGCCCGGAGGTTTTGGGGCCTGCATCCATGCCCGTGTCGATACCGGGGACATTACGGCAACCGAAGCCCCGCTGCTGGTTCGTTCCCTGCTCAGCGCGGGCCTCGATACCACCGTCTACGGCATCGGCGCGGCGATCTATTGCCTCGCGCGTTTTCCGGACGAATGGGAGCGGCTGCGCCGCGACCCGGCTCTTCTGGCGCGCAATGCATTCGAGGAAGCGGTCCGCTTCGAGAGCCCGGTGCAGACATTCTTCCGTACCACCACGCGGGACGTCGAGATCGGCGGTTGCAAGATCGGCGAGGGCGAGAAAGTCCTGATGTTCCTGGGGGCAGCCAACCGCGATCCCAGGCGATGGGCTGATCCCGACCGCTACGACATCACCCGCAAGACTTCAGGCCATGTCGGCTTCGGCGCCGGCATCCACATGTGCGTGGGACAGCTGGTTGCGCGGCTGGAAGGTGAGGTGATACTGGCGGCGCTGGCGCGCAAGGTCGCCGCCATCGCGATCACCGGAGCCGTGAAGCGGCGTTACAACAACACGCTGCGCGGTCTCGACAGTCTTCCCATTACCCTGACGCCAGCCTGA
- a CDS encoding 2Fe-2S iron-sulfur cluster-binding protein — protein MPTITFIHPDGCAESVEAELGDSAMRAAIVHGIDGIVAECGGSLVCATCHVYVDDAWIGRVGPVGDDEDELLAGAAAERRAGSRLSCQIKITPELDGLVLRLPERQV, from the coding sequence ATGCCGACCATCACTTTCATTCATCCGGACGGCTGCGCCGAGTCTGTTGAAGCCGAACTCGGCGACAGTGCGATGCGCGCCGCGATCGTGCACGGCATTGACGGCATCGTCGCCGAATGCGGCGGCAGCCTGGTCTGCGCCACCTGCCACGTCTATGTCGATGACGCGTGGATCGGCCGGGTAGGGCCGGTTGGAGACGACGAGGACGAGCTGCTCGCCGGCGCCGCAGCCGAGCGCCGCGCCGGCAGCCGCCTGTCCTGCCAGATCAAGATCACGCCGGAGCTTGACGGACTGGTGCTGCGGCTGCCGGAACGGCAGGTCTGA
- a CDS encoding TRAP transporter substrate-binding protein: MSFSRRALLRASAASVVLGGIGAPFVARAQTAEFTYKYANNLPDAHPMNVRAKEMAAAIKAETNGRVDLQIFPNNQLGSDTDMLSQIRSGGVEFFTLSGLILATLVPAASINGIGFAFPDYDTVWKAMDGDLGGYVRGEINKAGLVVMDKIWDNGFRQTTSSSKPINGPDDFKGFKIRVPVSPLWTSMFKAFDAAPASINFSEVYSALQTKIVEGQENPLAIISTAKLYEVQKYCSLTNHMWDGFWFLANRRAWEAMPADVRAIVAKNINAAAVNERADVAKLNAGLQQELAGKGLVFNKPDAAPFRDKLRAAGFYAEWKGKYGEQAWALLEKAAGKLS, encoded by the coding sequence ATGAGCTTTTCACGACGCGCGCTACTCAGGGCTTCCGCTGCCTCGGTGGTTCTGGGCGGCATTGGCGCACCGTTTGTGGCGCGCGCGCAGACCGCCGAATTCACCTACAAATATGCCAACAATCTTCCCGATGCCCATCCCATGAACGTCCGCGCCAAGGAGATGGCGGCGGCAATCAAGGCCGAGACCAATGGCCGGGTCGATTTGCAGATTTTTCCGAACAACCAACTCGGTTCCGACACCGACATGCTGAGTCAGATCCGCTCCGGCGGCGTCGAATTCTTCACGCTGTCGGGTCTGATCCTGGCCACGCTGGTTCCGGCGGCCTCGATCAACGGCATCGGCTTCGCGTTCCCGGATTACGACACGGTCTGGAAGGCCATGGACGGCGATCTCGGCGGCTATGTGCGGGGCGAGATCAACAAGGCGGGCCTCGTCGTCATGGACAAGATCTGGGACAATGGTTTCCGCCAGACCACGTCCTCGAGCAAGCCGATCAACGGTCCCGACGATTTCAAGGGCTTCAAGATTCGCGTCCCGGTTTCGCCGCTGTGGACCTCGATGTTCAAGGCCTTCGACGCGGCGCCGGCCTCGATCAATTTCAGCGAGGTTTACTCCGCGCTGCAGACCAAGATCGTCGAGGGCCAGGAAAATCCACTGGCCATCATCTCGACCGCAAAGCTCTACGAAGTGCAGAAATATTGCTCGCTGACTAACCACATGTGGGACGGCTTCTGGTTCCTGGCCAACCGCCGGGCGTGGGAAGCGATGCCGGCCGACGTGCGCGCCATCGTCGCCAAGAACATTAACGCGGCCGCGGTCAACGAGCGTGCGGATGTCGCCAAGCTGAATGCCGGCCTGCAGCAGGAACTGGCTGGCAAGGGCCTGGTCTTCAACAAGCCGGATGCGGCTCCGTTCCGCGACAAGCTGCGCGCGGCCGGGTTCTATGCCGAGTGGAAGGGCAAATACGGCGAGCAGGCCTGGGCGCTGCTGGAGAAGGCCGCGGGCAAGCTGTCGTAA